In the Coriobacteriia bacterium genome, one interval contains:
- a CDS encoding LysR family transcriptional regulator produces MSFTAAAKKLYMSQPKMSMHIQAIEDELGFPLFDRHGSLSLTREGALFYEHISGLLDEYDALVEQCRGLSKVVAVRFVFGEFSMIDMFPAASMARFRKALSKLAEDPRYEVVSHPLDNTLTIAESFEAGLCDASFRTCCMESFQPGEIVDLPDGMSVLPLEMDPMVALVSSHHPLAGRSSVSVQDIAAYPVPLSSLPVMATFNSTRSDFFTAHGCKPRYHVRAVSTPSALLRPDTSANEVYLVARSYGQKRDMLQLAGLEALDISDTVAQSCFCLCFPAGTSNKAVQALVQELKGDGAGNVGRATAQ; encoded by the coding sequence ATGAGTTTCACGGCGGCGGCGAAGAAACTGTACATGAGCCAGCCTAAGATGAGCATGCACATCCAGGCCATAGAGGACGAGCTCGGCTTTCCCCTGTTCGATCGCCACGGGAGTCTGTCGCTCACACGCGAGGGAGCCCTGTTCTACGAGCACATCTCCGGGCTGCTTGACGAGTACGACGCGCTCGTCGAGCAGTGTCGCGGGTTGTCTAAGGTCGTTGCCGTTCGCTTCGTGTTCGGCGAGTTCTCGATGATCGACATGTTCCCCGCTGCCTCGATGGCCCGGTTCAGAAAGGCGCTCTCGAAGCTGGCGGAGGACCCGCGCTACGAAGTCGTCTCCCACCCGCTCGACAACACGCTGACCATTGCAGAATCGTTTGAAGCCGGTCTGTGCGACGCGTCGTTTCGCACCTGCTGCATGGAGAGCTTTCAGCCGGGCGAGATCGTCGACCTGCCAGACGGCATGAGTGTGCTGCCCCTCGAGATGGATCCCATGGTCGCGCTCGTCAGCAGCCACCATCCGCTCGCAGGACGTTCAAGCGTCAGCGTCCAGGACATCGCAGCCTATCCCGTGCCGCTCTCAAGTCTGCCGGTCATGGCGACGTTCAACAGCACGCGCAGCGACTTCTTCACGGCGCACGGCTGCAAGCCGCGCTACCACGTCAGAGCCGTCAGCACGCCGTCGGCTCTACTGCGTCCCGACACGTCGGCAAACGAGGTCTATCTCGTGGCGCGCTCCTACGGCCAGAAGCGCGACATGCTGCAGCTTGCGGGGCTTGAGGCGCTCGACATCTCCGACACGGTGGCTCAGTCATGCTTCTGTCTGTGCTTTCCTGCGGGGACGAGCAACAAGGCGGTGCAAGCGCTCGTGCAGGAGCTGAAAGGCGACGGCGCAGGGAACGTGGGACGAGCGACAGCGCAGTGA
- a CDS encoding peptidylprolyl isomerase, with protein sequence MANKLVKVHYKGTLDDGSVFDSSEGRDPISFVEGSHQVIPGFENAVAGMQPGDKVKIHLEPKDAYGERDERLVQVIPTDSIPNADQLPVGKTVYFRNPAGYPMAAVVTKIEDGKAHLDFNHQLAGKALNFELELVSREDAPEHTCGDCSSCGGSCGGGCGGC encoded by the coding sequence ATGGCCAACAAGCTCGTGAAGGTGCACTACAAGGGCACGCTCGACGACGGCAGCGTGTTCGACAGCAGCGAGGGGCGCGACCCCATCTCGTTCGTCGAGGGCAGCCACCAGGTCATTCCCGGCTTCGAGAACGCCGTTGCCGGCATGCAGCCGGGCGACAAGGTGAAGATCCACCTGGAGCCGAAGGACGCCTATGGCGAGCGCGACGAGCGTCTCGTGCAGGTCATCCCGACGGACAGCATCCCCAACGCTGACCAGCTGCCCGTGGGCAAGACGGTGTACTTCCGCAACCCGGCCGGCTATCCCATGGCCGCTGTCGTGACGAAGATCGAGGACGGCAAGGCCCACCTCGACTTCAACCACCAGCTCGCTGGTAAGGCGCTGAACTTCGAGCTCGAGCTCGTGTCGCGCGAGGATGCCCCCGAGCACACCTGCGGTGACTGCTCGAGCTGCGGCGGCTCCTGCGGTGGCGGCTGCGGCGGCTGCTAA
- a CDS encoding potassium/proton antiporter, producing the protein MNVFLIIAGTGLITCLLATRAFSRIGVPALLAFILLGMVFGEDGPVGIQFSNYELCKNVATLGLVIIMFYGGFGTKWSIARPHAVESLVLASLGTAVTAGVVALGCHFLLGQSWVDSFLLGSVISSTDAASVFSVLRAQRLNLKGGLASVLEIESGSNDPFAYLLTFVALLFAEGTATPVTVATTLVMQLVIGGACGALLGLGTSLVMPKVGERDDAMAPVLLVAVSLLAFGLPEFVGGNGFLSVYLAGLIVGNSGRVGGKTAIVHFFDGLTHVAQIMIFFLFGLLAFPSNMLSVLPQGVCVFLVLTFVARPVAATLIGKPCGRSWRQLAFVSAAGLRGASSLTFALFALEALSGTGAAHGFGMYHTVMWVVILSILLQGPLLPLCARKLGLVDDRESVMRTFTDYEEQSSYTLFELDVKPGSTWDGCELRSAGLPSGFLVLLVRRGDQDIVPHGATVLRAGDQLVMSAPSYTPARGRGDSQGTPLRELSLGEGHPWVGRKLSQVPLAPNGLAVLVKRGGDTLLPHGTTTLLAGDVIVYTGTLPEGAEQ; encoded by the coding sequence TTGAACGTATTTCTCATTATCGCAGGTACAGGCCTCATAACCTGCCTTCTCGCCACCCGTGCGTTCTCCCGTATCGGCGTGCCTGCGCTACTTGCCTTCATCCTGCTTGGCATGGTCTTCGGCGAGGACGGGCCCGTCGGTATCCAATTCTCCAACTACGAGCTGTGCAAGAACGTCGCGACGCTCGGACTCGTCATCATCATGTTCTACGGTGGCTTCGGGACGAAGTGGTCCATCGCGCGGCCCCACGCCGTCGAGTCCCTCGTACTGGCGAGTCTGGGCACGGCCGTCACTGCAGGCGTCGTGGCACTCGGCTGTCACTTCCTGCTGGGCCAGTCCTGGGTCGACAGCTTCCTGCTCGGCTCGGTCATCTCGTCGACGGACGCAGCGAGCGTCTTCTCGGTACTGCGTGCCCAGCGGCTCAACCTCAAGGGCGGCCTCGCGTCCGTGCTCGAGATCGAGTCGGGCTCGAACGACCCGTTCGCCTACCTGCTGACGTTCGTGGCGCTGCTATTCGCCGAGGGCACGGCCACGCCGGTAACCGTCGCAACGACGCTCGTCATGCAGCTCGTCATCGGAGGCGCGTGCGGCGCCCTGCTCGGCCTGGGCACGAGCCTCGTCATGCCAAAGGTGGGCGAGCGCGACGACGCCATGGCGCCCGTGCTGCTCGTCGCCGTGTCGCTGCTGGCGTTCGGCCTACCCGAGTTCGTGGGCGGCAACGGGTTCCTCTCCGTCTACCTCGCTGGCCTCATCGTGGGCAACAGCGGGCGCGTCGGCGGCAAGACGGCCATCGTCCACTTCTTCGACGGCCTGACGCACGTGGCACAGATCATGATCTTCTTCCTGTTCGGCCTGCTGGCGTTCCCCAGCAACATGCTCTCCGTGCTGCCGCAGGGCGTCTGCGTCTTCCTCGTGCTGACGTTCGTGGCGCGGCCCGTGGCGGCGACACTCATCGGCAAGCCATGCGGGCGCAGCTGGCGCCAGCTCGCGTTCGTGTCCGCCGCCGGACTGCGCGGCGCGTCCTCGCTGACGTTCGCCCTGTTCGCGCTCGAGGCGCTTTCGGGGACGGGTGCCGCCCACGGCTTCGGGATGTACCACACCGTCATGTGGGTCGTCATCCTGTCCATTCTGCTGCAGGGACCGCTGCTGCCTCTCTGCGCCCGCAAGCTCGGCCTCGTCGACGACCGCGAGTCCGTCATGCGCACGTTCACCGACTACGAGGAGCAGAGCTCCTACACGCTGTTCGAGCTCGACGTGAAGCCGGGTTCGACGTGGGATGGGTGCGAGCTGCGCAGCGCGGGGCTGCCGAGCGGCTTTCTCGTCCTGCTCGTGCGACGCGGCGACCAGGACATCGTGCCGCACGGGGCAACGGTGCTGCGCGCCGGCGACCAGCTCGTCATGAGCGCGCCGAGCTACACGCCCGCTCGGGGACGGGGCGACTCCCAAGGCACGCCGCTGCGAGAGCTCTCCCTCGGCGAGGGGCACCCCTGGGTAGGACGGAAGCTCTCGCAGGTGCCGCTCGCCCCGAACGGCCTGGCCGTGCTCGTCAAGCGCGGCGGGGACACGCTGCTGCCACACGGCACGACAACGCTACTGGCAGGAGACGTCATCGTGTATACGGGGACGCTGCCCGAAGGGGCCGAGCAGTAG
- a CDS encoding MFS transporter, with product MASALGESGPELTAHGKPVPHNWRVLVTFVWIGQAFSILTSFAANYAVVWWLTESTGSATLLTFMTAMMYLPMAVLGPFAGTIVDRFSRRAVMMGADLATAAFALVMALLVIAGHLSVALIVIMMLARSVFQSFHSPAMQALMPCLVPDRHLVRISSLGQGIQSIANIAGPALGILLYTTFGLQAALLLDVGGALIACGCLLFVHVADDGHMATAQRTSVLAEMRDGVRAVRSVRGLAPAFLWILAGYLFFAPMASLFPLMTYNHFGGDGFQASLVEAVWGIGAFVGTLLLAAWGGGRRLMLLVIVSMAGLGAFTLVEGLLPPNAFVAFVILMAPEAVVAALYYTPLMALIQRLIEPQLLGRVMALYMAGSSIVAPIALLISGPLADAWGVAAWFAVCGAGMLIVGIAMWLTPSVRGLDALAQRRADELAAAQAAQPEPADSPLG from the coding sequence ATGGCGTCCGCTCTCGGCGAATCCGGGCCTGAGCTCACGGCGCACGGCAAGCCCGTACCTCACAACTGGCGCGTGCTCGTCACGTTCGTCTGGATCGGCCAGGCGTTCTCGATCCTGACGAGCTTCGCGGCGAACTACGCCGTTGTGTGGTGGCTCACGGAGTCGACGGGCTCGGCAACGCTGCTGACGTTCATGACGGCGATGATGTACCTACCCATGGCGGTGCTCGGGCCGTTTGCCGGCACGATCGTCGATCGCTTCTCGCGGCGCGCCGTCATGATGGGCGCCGACCTTGCCACGGCGGCCTTCGCCCTTGTCATGGCGCTGCTCGTCATCGCGGGCCACCTCTCCGTCGCGCTCATCGTCATCATGATGCTGGCGCGCTCCGTGTTCCAGTCGTTCCACTCGCCGGCCATGCAGGCGCTCATGCCCTGCCTCGTGCCCGACCGCCACCTCGTGCGCATCTCGTCGCTGGGTCAGGGCATCCAGTCCATCGCGAACATCGCGGGACCGGCGCTGGGCATCCTGCTGTACACGACGTTTGGCCTGCAGGCCGCGCTGCTGCTCGACGTAGGCGGCGCGCTCATCGCCTGCGGCTGCCTGCTGTTCGTGCACGTCGCCGACGACGGCCACATGGCAACGGCGCAGCGCACGAGCGTGTTAGCTGAGATGCGTGACGGCGTGCGGGCCGTGCGCAGCGTTCGCGGCCTCGCGCCCGCCTTCCTGTGGATTCTGGCCGGCTATCTGTTCTTTGCGCCCATGGCCTCTCTGTTCCCGCTCATGACGTACAACCACTTCGGCGGCGACGGCTTCCAGGCGTCGCTTGTCGAGGCCGTGTGGGGCATCGGCGCGTTTGTGGGAACGCTGTTGCTGGCGGCGTGGGGCGGCGGGCGCCGGCTTATGCTGCTCGTCATCGTCTCCATGGCGGGGCTGGGCGCGTTCACGCTCGTCGAGGGGCTGCTGCCGCCAAACGCGTTCGTCGCGTTCGTCATCCTCATGGCGCCAGAGGCTGTCGTGGCGGCCCTGTACTACACGCCGCTCATGGCACTCATCCAGCGCCTCATCGAGCCTCAGCTGCTCGGTCGCGTCATGGCGCTCTACATGGCGGGGAGCTCCATCGTTGCGCCCATTGCGCTGCTCATCAGCGGCCCGCTGGCCGATGCCTGGGGCGTGGCCGCGTGGTTTGCCGTGTGCGGCGCGGGCATGCTCATCGTCGGCATCGCGATGTGGCTGACGCCGAGCGTGCGCGGTCTCGACGCTCTTGCCCAGCGTCGCGCCGACGAGCTTGCTGCGGCGCAGGCGGCCCAGCCGGAACCGGCCGACAGCCCCCTGGGTTAA
- a CDS encoding DUF4190 domain-containing protein encodes MDQSNKGFSIAALVLGLLAIVFMFVPGIPGWLCLLLSIIGLVLASKGMKLNPAGESGHGMAVAGLVLCIITLVMSLFAVICVMGACATLGVIGAAAAA; translated from the coding sequence ATGGATCAGAGTAACAAGGGTTTCTCGATAGCGGCGCTCGTTCTTGGTCTTCTTGCCATCGTCTTCATGTTCGTGCCCGGTATCCCGGGGTGGCTGTGCCTCCTGCTTTCCATCATCGGCCTCGTGCTGGCGTCGAAGGGCATGAAGCTCAATCCTGCCGGCGAGTCCGGCCACGGCATGGCGGTCGCGGGCCTCGTTCTGTGCATCATCACGCTCGTGATGAGCCTCTTTGCTGTCATTTGCGTCATGGGTGCCTGCGCGACGCTCGGTGTCATCGGCGCTGCCGCCGCCGCATAG
- a CDS encoding prolipoprotein diacylglyceryl transferase — MYPTITLFGRTLGTYGICAALGVLALLGCVALLARRRGMSPDDEVICALVSLIGVALGASALYGLTNAGAIGDVLTNASSYSGLGALLADLARCFDGFVFYGGLIGGLAVGSIYAHARGWDVLAHLDIFAVAIPLFHVFGRIGCFFGGCCYGVEVPWGITYTMDPIAQANGVPRVPIQLIEAACNLVIFATLLALFLRGHMGRRLIGVYGLLYGCVRFVDEFWRGDAYRGFLGPFSTSQWISLLVIVASVILLVAMHRKQNAKAFATRD, encoded by the coding sequence ATGTATCCCACGATCACGCTGTTCGGCCGCACGCTCGGCACATACGGCATCTGCGCTGCCCTAGGGGTGCTTGCCCTGCTGGGATGCGTTGCCTTGCTTGCCCGCAGGCGCGGCATGTCTCCTGATGACGAGGTCATCTGCGCCCTCGTCTCCCTCATCGGCGTGGCCCTGGGAGCCAGTGCGCTGTATGGACTCACGAACGCCGGCGCCATCGGGGACGTCCTCACGAACGCCTCTTCGTACTCGGGCCTGGGGGCGCTGCTGGCCGACCTAGCGCGCTGCTTCGACGGCTTTGTCTTCTACGGCGGTCTCATCGGCGGGCTTGCTGTCGGCTCGATCTACGCGCACGCGAGGGGTTGGGACGTCCTGGCCCATCTCGACATCTTCGCCGTGGCTATCCCCCTGTTCCACGTGTTCGGACGCATCGGCTGCTTCTTCGGGGGCTGCTGCTATGGCGTGGAGGTGCCGTGGGGGATAACGTATACGATGGATCCCATCGCTCAGGCAAACGGCGTTCCGCGCGTGCCCATTCAACTCATTGAGGCCGCGTGCAACCTCGTCATCTTTGCCACGTTGCTCGCGTTGTTCCTGCGAGGTCACATGGGACGCCGCCTCATCGGCGTTTACGGGCTGCTGTACGGCTGCGTGCGCTTCGTTGACGAGTTCTGGCGCGGCGATGCTTACCGAGGCTTCCTCGGGCCGTTTTCCACGTCGCAGTGGATCAGTCTCCTGGTCATCGTGGCGAGCGTGATCCTGCTCGTTGCCATGCATCGGAAGCAAAACGCCAAGGCATTCGCCACACGAGATTGA